A stretch of the Sulfurimonas sp. HSL3-1 genome encodes the following:
- the folP gene encoding dihydropteroate synthase, with translation MRVERLSTQSDIRTLLARLDVDAGGRKILAAKAALHFIYIRDLHVGAANILKQDALSVGADLAVPKGTILAQTPRVDALLLATTRQLEELSRKELAQPFGLKEVAFELKRFAGVKKPGAAKIMGIVNTNEDSFFSGSRFKDAAAVERIETMIEEGAQIIDLGGVSSRPGSAAVPAEEELERVKPVIDAAYAHRLYERADFSLDSYAPSVLSYALERGFTIVNDITGLADDAVAKLCGEYGATAVIMHMQGTPQTMQSQPEYDDLFGELGDFFESRIAKAKAYGVEEIVLDVGIGFGKSLEHNLKLIRDLEHFRRFGYPLLVGASRKSMIAKIVPSEPFERLPGTLALHLEAVRNGAEIIRVHDVKAHAQALKVYEALYHL, from the coding sequence GTGCGGGTTGAACGCCTCTCGACGCAGAGCGACATTCGGACGCTGCTGGCGCGTCTCGATGTCGACGCCGGGGGACGGAAGATCCTCGCGGCCAAGGCGGCGCTCCATTTCATTTACATTCGCGACCTGCATGTCGGCGCGGCCAATATCCTCAAACAGGACGCCCTCTCCGTCGGGGCGGACCTGGCAGTGCCCAAGGGGACGATCCTGGCGCAGACCCCGCGGGTCGATGCCCTGCTGCTGGCGACGACGCGGCAGCTTGAAGAGCTTTCCCGCAAGGAGCTGGCCCAGCCCTTCGGGCTCAAGGAGGTGGCCTTCGAGCTGAAGCGTTTTGCCGGGGTGAAAAAGCCCGGAGCGGCGAAGATCATGGGGATCGTCAACACCAACGAGGACAGCTTCTTTTCGGGAAGCCGTTTCAAAGATGCCGCCGCGGTCGAACGGATCGAAACGATGATCGAGGAGGGGGCCCAGATCATCGATCTCGGCGGGGTCTCCTCCCGGCCGGGCTCCGCGGCGGTACCGGCAGAGGAAGAGCTTGAACGGGTGAAGCCCGTTATCGATGCGGCCTACGCCCACCGCCTCTACGAGCGCGCGGACTTCAGCTTGGATAGTTACGCGCCTTCGGTGCTCTCTTATGCCCTGGAGCGGGGATTTACGATCGTCAACGACATTACCGGTCTGGCCGACGACGCGGTGGCGAAGCTCTGCGGCGAATACGGCGCCACGGCGGTGATCATGCATATGCAGGGCACCCCGCAGACGATGCAGTCGCAGCCGGAGTACGACGATCTTTTCGGGGAGCTGGGCGACTTTTTCGAATCCCGCATCGCCAAGGCAAAGGCGTACGGGGTCGAAGAGATCGTGCTGGATGTAGGCATCGGCTTCGGAAAGAGCCTGGAACACAACCTCAAACTTATCCGCGACCTGGAGCATTTCAGACGCTTCGGATACCCGCTGCTCGTCGGGGCAAGCCGTAAGTCGATGATTGCTAAAATTGTTCCCTCCGAACCGTTTGAGCGGTTACCGGGAACGCTGGCTCTGCATCTCGAAGCCGTGCGCAACGGCGCAGAGATCATACGGGTGCATGACGTCAAGGCACATGCTCAGGCGCTGAAGGTTTACGAGGCGCTTTATCACTTATAA
- a CDS encoding peptidylprolyl isomerase codes for MRKFFAFTILFLAAAALFGAPAKHPHVLLKTNQGTIELEIREDLAPLAAENFLTHVKEGYYDGIIFHRIIKGFMIQGGDPTGTGRGGESIWHKPFKNEYAPNVIFDKPGILAMANAGRNTNGSQFFITTAGAPWLNGGYTIFGYVVKGMDVVYKLEGVRTGRQDRPLEAQTILKASVAE; via the coding sequence ATGCGAAAATTTTTCGCCTTTACCATCCTCTTTCTTGCTGCAGCAGCCCTCTTCGGCGCACCGGCCAAACACCCCCATGTCCTTCTGAAAACGAACCAGGGAACGATCGAACTCGAGATCCGTGAAGACCTCGCTCCCCTGGCGGCGGAAAACTTCCTCACCCACGTCAAAGAAGGCTACTACGACGGGATCATCTTCCACCGTATCATCAAGGGTTTCATGATCCAGGGCGGCGACCCGACAGGCACCGGCCGCGGCGGCGAATCCATCTGGCACAAACCCTTCAAAAACGAGTACGCCCCCAACGTCATCTTCGACAAACCGGGTATCCTTGCCATGGCCAACGCGGGGCGCAATACCAACGGCAGCCAGTTCTTTATTACAACGGCGGGGGCCCCCTGGCTGAACGGCGGCTACACGATCTTCGGTTATGTCGTCAAAGGGATGGATGTTGTTTATAAACTGGAAGGGGTCCGCACAGGCAGACAGGACCGTCCGCTGGAGGCGCAGACGATTCTCAAGGCAAGCGTCGCCGAGTAG
- a CDS encoding DJ-1 family glyoxalase III, with translation MPKKVLVPLAEGFEEIEAVAVIDVLRRGGIDVLVRSLDNALEVEGAHGLVVKAEAPIGELGADDIDMIVLPGGGGGTKRLAEHAGIQALLGEMDAKGKPIGAICAAPIALNAAGVLKPNYTAYPGVEKEIRTEGFQGARAAVVEDANVMTSRGPGTAICFGLEIVKKLAGASAYENVKRGVLADYCA, from the coding sequence ATGCCGAAAAAAGTATTGGTCCCGCTGGCCGAGGGATTTGAAGAGATCGAAGCCGTTGCCGTCATCGACGTGCTGCGCCGCGGAGGAATCGACGTTCTCGTACGTTCATTGGACAACGCACTGGAGGTTGAAGGAGCACACGGCCTGGTCGTCAAGGCCGAAGCGCCCATCGGGGAGCTGGGTGCGGACGATATCGATATGATCGTCCTGCCCGGCGGGGGCGGCGGCACGAAACGCCTTGCAGAACATGCCGGTATCCAGGCGCTGCTGGGGGAGATGGATGCCAAGGGCAAGCCGATCGGCGCCATCTGTGCGGCGCCGATCGCCCTCAATGCCGCCGGTGTGCTGAAGCCGAACTATACGGCCTATCCCGGTGTCGAGAAGGAGATACGGACGGAAGGGTTTCAGGGAGCGCGCGCCGCGGTCGTGGAAGATGCGAACGTCATGACGTCGCGCGGTCCCGGTACCGCTATCTGTTTCGGGCTCGAGATCGTGAAGAAACTGGCGGGGGCGTCCGCCTATGAGAACGTAAAACGCGGCGTGCTCGCCGATTACTGCGCCTAG
- a CDS encoding outer membrane beta-barrel protein: MMKKIVSVAAAVLLSSSLYAQQQGSNGFYVGAGIGLEAMPKHVDDGVGLAIKGGLELDTVLKNLGVEAELSTSLVAPEISNSNNKIDVTTLGVYATYTIDIPGSAFKVRPKFGLILPNLGDELHSRGDLAISGGIAGMYELNNQLDLYVEYVNTSEAMNNYMIGLAVNF; this comes from the coding sequence ATGATGAAAAAAATTGTATCAGTCGCAGCGGCAGTGCTGCTCTCATCTTCTCTCTACGCCCAGCAGCAGGGCAGTAACGGTTTCTACGTCGGTGCGGGTATCGGTCTCGAAGCGATGCCGAAACATGTCGACGACGGCGTCGGTCTGGCGATCAAGGGCGGTCTGGAGCTTGACACTGTGCTGAAAAACCTCGGCGTGGAAGCGGAGCTGAGTACATCCCTGGTTGCACCGGAGATCAGTAACAGCAACAACAAGATCGATGTCACGACCCTCGGTGTTTATGCGACCTATACGATCGATATCCCGGGTTCCGCCTTCAAAGTCCGCCCGAAATTCGGTCTCATTCTCCCGAACCTCGGCGACGAGCTTCACTCACGCGGCGATCTGGCGATTTCGGGCGGTATTGCCGGAATGTACGAGCTGAACAACCAGCTGGACCTCTACGTCGAGTATGTCAACACGTCCGAGGCGATGAACAACTACATGATCGGTCTGGCCGTCAACTTCTAA
- the efp gene encoding elongation factor P, with the protein MATIGMGDIKKNVRLEISGVPFKVVEFQHVKPGKGAAFVRMKVKSFLNGKVIEKTVHAGDKFEVPNMEHKTMQYLYDDGEMLQFMDNESYEQLGLLYEQCEDAMKWLKDGTNVEIVFHNGQAISVDAPDTMELVVTETPPNFKGDTSSGSKKPATLETGAVVQVPYHVLEGDTIKVNTVDGEYVEKVK; encoded by the coding sequence ATGGCAACAATCGGAATGGGTGACATCAAGAAAAACGTGCGCCTTGAGATCTCGGGCGTACCCTTCAAGGTCGTGGAGTTCCAGCACGTCAAACCGGGCAAGGGTGCGGCATTCGTCCGTATGAAAGTCAAGAGTTTCCTCAACGGAAAAGTGATCGAGAAGACGGTCCATGCGGGCGACAAGTTCGAAGTGCCGAACATGGAACACAAAACGATGCAGTACCTCTACGACGACGGCGAAATGCTGCAGTTCATGGACAACGAGAGTTACGAGCAGCTCGGCCTGCTGTATGAGCAGTGCGAAGATGCGATGAAGTGGCTCAAAGACGGTACCAACGTGGAGATCGTTTTCCACAACGGCCAGGCGATCTCCGTCGATGCGCCGGATACGATGGAACTCGTCGTTACCGAAACCCCGCCGAACTTCAAAGGCGATACGTCAAGCGGCTCCAAGAAGCCGGCGACGCTGGAGACGGGTGCCGTCGTACAGGTCCCCTATCATGTCCTCGAAGGCGATACGATCAAAGTCAACACCGTTGACGGCGAGTATGTCGAAAAAGTAAAATAA
- a CDS encoding HobA family DNA replication regulator — MQSFMKWMLETIRSEGASFNWVEENRFEWTASTMLAVSQIVTGKTIVLVTDRKRKWFQHYISSTINQLSNDRPMVPLISLDRIYPEFDEMTSGDAMDMLADMLDLSFAGNYFFWYVGKGSDPRSEIAKRADNSCLWLLDEEFGHAMKLRSFDPYLDIKLLQLYRLFDLSLNAVLFGEVDADE; from the coding sequence ATGCAGTCGTTCATGAAATGGATGCTCGAGACCATACGCTCCGAGGGGGCGTCGTTCAACTGGGTCGAAGAGAACCGTTTCGAATGGACGGCCTCCACCATGCTCGCCGTGTCGCAGATTGTCACGGGAAAGACGATCGTCCTGGTGACCGACCGCAAGCGCAAATGGTTCCAGCACTACATCTCCTCGACGATCAACCAGCTCTCCAACGACCGGCCGATGGTGCCGCTGATCAGCCTGGACCGGATCTACCCGGAGTTCGATGAGATGACGAGCGGCGACGCGATGGATATGCTCGCCGACATGCTCGACCTCTCCTTCGCGGGCAACTACTTCTTCTGGTACGTCGGCAAGGGGAGCGATCCCCGCTCAGAGATCGCCAAGCGGGCGGACAACAGCTGCCTCTGGCTCCTCGACGAAGAGTTCGGCCACGCGATGAAGCTGCGCTCTTTCGACCCCTACCTCGATATCAAGCTCCTGCAGCTCTACCGCCTGTTCGACCTCTCGCTCAACGCGGTCCTTTTCGGGGAGGTCGACGCGGATGAGTAG
- a CDS encoding glycosyltransferase — translation MKKLLYITDQQEYADHGTIAPLFGHYLKKYLQVSIVYYTRYKDSFQYKGDDCIVPEEKLHSIIGYLDEEGVDVGSFDFILVRNRFDILRTVLAHRARYGYRVGFRLSFPKNETAYTAMMAKYKRALLPSLALKYKRGRERKLIEACDLFLPSSAMLASGLYPALALPTFPLPAGIDPARIAGPKNDGTAPRRFIYVGSLDPLRRFETLLDAFTALTRLEWSLDISTFDPTYLKTILKGYPMLSGRIRILQAANLSELGRQIGACDVGLALMPALPIFAMTLPAKVMDYYAAGVPALLTDTPKNRDRLRDGDEAFFCTFDAAAIAATLETLIRSDAAHLALVREQGLRRLLGAGRSYDVMAEQLYRRLTAI, via the coding sequence ATGAAAAAGCTGCTCTACATCACGGACCAGCAGGAGTACGCCGACCACGGCACCATCGCCCCGCTCTTCGGTCACTACCTCAAAAAGTACCTGCAGGTCTCGATCGTCTACTACACCCGCTACAAAGACAGCTTCCAGTACAAAGGCGACGACTGTATCGTCCCCGAGGAGAAGCTGCATTCCATCATCGGCTACCTCGACGAAGAGGGGGTGGATGTCGGCAGCTTCGATTTTATCCTGGTGCGCAACCGCTTCGATATTCTCCGCACGGTGCTCGCCCACCGTGCGCGCTACGGCTACAGGGTCGGTTTCCGCCTCTCCTTCCCCAAGAACGAGACGGCCTACACCGCCATGATGGCCAAATACAAACGCGCACTCCTGCCCTCCCTCGCCCTGAAGTACAAGCGCGGCCGGGAGCGGAAACTGATCGAAGCCTGCGATCTCTTCCTCCCCTCTTCGGCGATGCTGGCCTCGGGGCTCTACCCCGCTCTGGCGCTGCCGACGTTCCCCCTGCCCGCCGGAATCGACCCCGCGCGCATCGCGGGCCCCAAAAACGACGGTACCGCCCCGCGGCGCTTTATCTACGTCGGCTCCCTCGACCCGCTGCGGCGTTTCGAAACGCTGCTCGACGCTTTTACCGCGCTCACCCGCCTGGAGTGGTCCCTGGATATCTCCACCTTCGACCCCACCTATCTCAAAACAATCCTCAAAGGGTACCCGATGCTCTCCGGGCGCATCCGGATACTGCAGGCAGCCAACCTTTCGGAACTGGGACGCCAGATCGGCGCCTGCGATGTCGGCCTGGCCCTGATGCCCGCCCTGCCGATCTTTGCCATGACCCTTCCGGCAAAGGTGATGGACTACTACGCCGCCGGCGTACCGGCACTGCTCACCGATACTCCCAAGAACCGCGACCGCCTGCGCGACGGGGATGAAGCCTTCTTCTGCACTTTCGATGCCGCCGCCATCGCCGCGACGCTCGAAACCCTGATCCGCAGTGACGCCGCGCACCTTGCCCTCGTCCGCGAACAGGGGCTAAGGCGGCTGCTCGGAGCGGGACGCTCCTACGACGTCATGGCCGAACAGCTCTACCGCCGCCTCACCGCGATCTGA
- a CDS encoding pyrimidine/purine nucleoside phosphorylase: MSTFENVSVQKEANVYFGGNVTSRTLTLPDGSVLTLGIMLPGEYEFGTGKPELMEIYDGELDILLPGESAWQTIHGGQSFNVGGDTKFQVRVKSITDYCCTYLDA; the protein is encoded by the coding sequence ATGTCTACATTTGAAAATGTCAGTGTCCAGAAAGAGGCCAACGTCTACTTCGGAGGGAACGTCACGAGCCGGACGCTCACCCTGCCTGATGGCAGCGTCTTAACCCTCGGCATCATGCTGCCGGGCGAATATGAGTTCGGCACGGGCAAACCGGAGCTGATGGAGATTTATGACGGGGAACTGGATATCCTGCTGCCGGGCGAGAGCGCTTGGCAGACAATCCACGGCGGCCAGAGTTTCAATGTCGGGGGCGACACCAAGTTCCAGGTCCGTGTCAAAAGCATCACGGACTACTGCTGCACCTACCTCGACGCGTAA
- a CDS encoding inorganic phosphate transporter, with product MDIRTVKKMEKKAVKSSKNDFTKLGLALFFMVGVLFYSSVTHSGVTNSLFLAIAALFGAYMALNIGANDVANNVGPAVGSRALTMGGAIIIAAIFEASGAIIAGGDVVGTIKKGIIDPAAFVDASQFIWAMTAALLAGGLWLNLATTMGAPVSTTHSIVGGVMGAGIAASGFGAVAWGTMGTIAASWVISPLLGGVIAALFLFTIKKTMIYKEDKLSAMKKMVPLYVAVMGWAFVTYLMLKGVKHIVKIDFPTALGIGFAAAVAIYFMVKPMVATAAVSLRNHRDDVNKLFTIPLIFAAALLSFAHGANDVANAVGPLAGIADAVQHSVISTKASIPMWVMLVGAIGIALGLALYGPKLIRTVGSEITELDQVRAYSIAMAAAITVIVASQLGLPVSSTHIAIGGVFGVGFLREFLYHTKEEELIRVERRQLAEDEKVLNAMNAEKETLEAKEGKSQEDYERIVQLYQMIEEEEEKIRIDKKQLKRAEKIKYVKRDAIKKIIAAWVITVPAAAVLSAAIFYTIRGMML from the coding sequence ATGGATATTAGAACCGTCAAAAAAATGGAGAAGAAGGCTGTCAAAAGCTCGAAAAACGATTTTACGAAACTGGGGCTGGCCCTCTTTTTCATGGTCGGCGTACTCTTTTACAGCTCGGTAACGCACTCCGGCGTCACCAACAGCCTCTTTCTGGCGATTGCCGCGCTCTTCGGTGCCTACATGGCGCTGAACATCGGGGCGAACGATGTCGCCAACAATGTGGGACCGGCCGTAGGTTCCCGGGCACTGACGATGGGCGGCGCGATCATTATCGCCGCCATTTTTGAAGCCAGCGGGGCCATTATTGCCGGCGGCGACGTCGTCGGGACGATCAAAAAAGGGATCATTGATCCTGCAGCCTTCGTCGATGCCTCCCAGTTTATCTGGGCCATGACGGCGGCGCTGCTGGCCGGCGGGCTCTGGCTCAACCTGGCAACGACGATGGGCGCGCCGGTCTCGACGACGCACTCCATCGTGGGCGGCGTCATGGGGGCGGGGATCGCCGCTTCTGGTTTTGGCGCCGTTGCCTGGGGCACGATGGGTACCATCGCCGCCAGCTGGGTGATCTCACCGCTGCTCGGCGGGGTGATCGCCGCGCTCTTCCTCTTTACCATTAAGAAGACGATGATCTACAAAGAGGATAAACTGAGCGCCATGAAGAAAATGGTCCCGCTCTATGTCGCGGTGATGGGGTGGGCCTTCGTCACCTACCTAATGCTCAAAGGGGTCAAGCATATCGTCAAAATCGATTTTCCGACGGCATTGGGGATCGGATTTGCCGCGGCCGTCGCGATCTATTTTATGGTCAAGCCGATGGTCGCCACGGCAGCAGTGTCGCTGCGCAACCATCGTGACGACGTCAACAAGCTCTTTACGATTCCCCTGATCTTCGCCGCGGCGCTGCTCAGCTTCGCCCACGGGGCGAACGACGTCGCCAACGCCGTCGGTCCATTGGCGGGGATTGCCGATGCCGTGCAGCACAGCGTTATCAGCACCAAGGCGAGTATCCCGATGTGGGTCATGCTCGTCGGCGCCATCGGGATCGCGCTGGGGCTGGCACTCTACGGTCCGAAGCTGATCCGCACCGTCGGCAGCGAGATCACCGAGCTCGACCAGGTCCGCGCCTACAGCATCGCGATGGCGGCGGCCATTACGGTCATCGTCGCATCACAGCTCGGCCTGCCGGTCAGCTCCACGCACATCGCCATCGGCGGCGTCTTCGGCGTCGGTTTCCTGCGCGAATTCCTCTACCATACGAAAGAGGAGGAGCTGATCCGCGTCGAGCGCCGTCAGCTGGCCGAGGATGAGAAGGTCCTGAATGCAATGAACGCCGAGAAGGAGACCCTGGAGGCGAAAGAGGGCAAAAGCCAGGAGGATTACGAGCGTATCGTCCAGCTGTACCAGATGATCGAGGAAGAAGAGGAGAAGATCCGTATTGATAAGAAGCAGCTCAAGCGCGCCGAGAAGATCAAATATGTCAAGCGCGATGCGATCAAGAAGATTATTGCGGCATGGGTGATCACGGTTCCCGCTGCCGCCGTGCTATCCGCCGCGATCTTCTACACGATCCGCGGCATGATGCTCTAA
- a CDS encoding DNA polymerase III subunit delta', with product MSSFERSHIILAEEIEERFEAFKKAVHPSRVVGFVRDDFLIEDAKAVIAEAYISEASLKYVVLAAKQFNIYSQNALLKLLEEPPTNIALVIIAPSKSVLLPTVRSRLPILNELSGEAPQGVELTLGSLDLGALYGFVTSVGRMDRHESKALIERLFYQASVVEKLPLSTEQLDAFARAFRLLEVNARLQNVLLTVLMPFLPEQRRAG from the coding sequence ATGAGTAGTTTCGAACGCAGCCACATCATCCTCGCCGAGGAGATCGAGGAGCGCTTCGAGGCTTTCAAAAAGGCGGTGCACCCTAGCCGCGTCGTCGGTTTCGTCCGCGACGATTTCCTCATCGAGGACGCTAAAGCGGTCATCGCCGAAGCCTATATCAGCGAGGCGTCGCTGAAATACGTCGTCCTGGCGGCAAAGCAGTTCAACATCTACTCCCAGAACGCCCTGCTCAAACTGCTTGAAGAACCTCCCACCAATATCGCCCTCGTCATCATCGCGCCGAGCAAGTCGGTGCTGCTGCCGACGGTACGTTCGCGCCTGCCGATCCTCAACGAGCTCTCCGGCGAAGCGCCGCAGGGGGTGGAGCTGACCCTGGGATCGCTCGACCTGGGGGCGCTGTACGGCTTCGTCACCTCGGTAGGACGGATGGACCGCCACGAGTCCAAGGCGCTGATCGAGCGGCTTTTCTACCAGGCGAGCGTTGTCGAGAAACTTCCGTTGAGCACGGAGCAGCTCGACGCTTTCGCACGGGCGTTCCGGCTGCTGGAAGTAAACGCCCGGCTGCAGAACGTCCTGTTGACGGTACTGATGCCCTTTCTGCCGGAGCAGCGTCGTGCGGGTTGA
- a CDS encoding helix-turn-helix domain-containing protein has translation MEHSDLFNILHNAVEAQGNGKKITQKEMASLLGVSMRTYQDWRLGNAKPQAARAVMQMLGKLEDDDIIRVVRKINRLEEAS, from the coding sequence ATGGAACACTCCGATCTTTTCAATATTCTGCACAATGCGGTGGAAGCCCAGGGCAACGGCAAGAAGATCACTCAAAAAGAGATGGCGTCGCTGCTCGGGGTCTCCATGCGCACCTATCAGGACTGGCGTTTGGGCAATGCGAAGCCGCAGGCTGCCAGGGCCGTCATGCAGATGCTGGGGAAGCTCGAAGACGACGACATCATCAGGGTCGTGCGAAAAATCAACCGATTGGAGGAAGCCTCATGA
- the msrB gene encoding peptide-methionine (R)-S-oxide reductase MsrB → MEKVTKTEQEWRAQLSPEAYHVCREHGTEAPFSGKFYQHKGDGVYRCVCCDAPLFTSDTKFDSGTGWPSYFEPYSDEALVEIKDTSLGMTRVEVRCARCDAHLGHVFPDGPEPTGLRYCINSVCLTFDEG, encoded by the coding sequence ATGGAAAAAGTGACCAAAACGGAACAGGAGTGGCGTGCGCAGCTCTCGCCGGAAGCCTACCACGTCTGCCGCGAGCACGGTACGGAAGCCCCCTTCAGCGGAAAATTCTACCAGCACAAAGGCGACGGTGTCTACCGCTGCGTCTGCTGTGACGCGCCGCTCTTTACCTCGGATACGAAGTTCGATTCGGGGACGGGCTGGCCGAGCTATTTCGAACCCTACAGCGACGAGGCACTGGTCGAGATCAAAGATACGAGTTTAGGGATGACGAGGGTGGAGGTAAGGTGCGCGCGCTGTGACGCCCACCTGGGGCATGTCTTTCCCGACGGTCCGGAACCGACGGGGCTGCGCTACTGCATCAACTCCGTCTGCCTGACCTTCGATGAGGGGTGA
- a CDS encoding HU family DNA-binding protein: MNKAQFVELVQKHGDYKTKAEAEAAIKAFADAVTEALVAKEDVTLVGFGSFTSALQKGKSGTVPGTDKSYTTADKMVPKFKAGKGLKDRVAEGK, from the coding sequence ATGAACAAAGCACAGTTTGTCGAACTGGTTCAGAAGCACGGTGACTACAAAACTAAAGCAGAGGCAGAAGCTGCCATTAAAGCATTCGCGGATGCGGTAACGGAAGCACTCGTCGCAAAAGAGGATGTCACACTTGTTGGTTTCGGTAGCTTCACATCTGCCCTTCAAAAGGGAAAAAGCGGTACGGTTCCGGGTACGGACAAAAGCTACACAACAGCGGACAAAATGGTTCCGAAGTTCAAAGCAGGAAAAGGTCTCAAAGACCGCGTTGCCGAAGGCAAATAA
- a CDS encoding FAD-dependent oxidoreductase has product MNPSTYDVLIVGGGISGAALLYALERYSDLGSLCLLEKYSALATLNSSATSNSQTLHCGDIETNYTLEKAAKVKRTAKMVEKYCLQHGYENDIILAHQKMALGVGYDEVNFMTKRHEEFSNLYPYLRIYDRDTLKRIEPAVVYDADGMERPEPIVGVGVQGEYTTVDFKRLSDSFVENAMRGKQIHTDVFFNQHVMQIEKRGELFEVRSGGGTYYARFVVVDAGAHSLFLAHRMGYGLDFGILPMAGSFYRSTRHILNGKVYMVQNPKLPFAALHGDPDLLLGGLTRFGPTALMLPKLERYKRGTYIDFLRTLRFDHNIASIFYDLLKDRDIRNYVLRNFLFEVPWLNKRLFVRDARKIVPSLQLSDIEYAAGFGGVRPQVLDKKQRKLLLGEASIDTGEGIVFNMTPSPGATSCLGNARRDVETVCAYLGRRFDHARFDAELTEGDRP; this is encoded by the coding sequence GTGAACCCCTCAACCTACGACGTCCTCATTGTCGGCGGCGGCATCTCCGGTGCAGCGCTGCTCTATGCCCTGGAGCGCTACAGCGATCTGGGCAGCCTCTGCCTCCTCGAAAAATACAGTGCCCTGGCCACGCTCAATTCCAGCGCCACTTCCAACTCGCAAACCCTGCACTGCGGCGATATCGAAACGAACTACACCCTGGAGAAAGCGGCCAAGGTCAAACGGACCGCCAAAATGGTAGAGAAATACTGCCTGCAGCACGGCTACGAGAACGATATCATCCTTGCCCACCAGAAGATGGCCCTGGGGGTCGGGTACGACGAAGTCAACTTTATGACGAAGCGCCACGAGGAGTTCAGCAACCTCTACCCCTACCTACGGATCTATGACCGCGACACGCTCAAACGGATCGAACCCGCCGTCGTTTACGACGCGGACGGCATGGAGCGTCCGGAGCCCATCGTCGGTGTCGGTGTACAGGGGGAGTACACCACCGTCGACTTCAAGCGCCTGAGCGACTCCTTCGTCGAAAACGCCATGCGGGGGAAGCAGATCCACACAGACGTTTTTTTTAACCAACACGTCATGCAGATCGAAAAACGCGGAGAGCTGTTCGAGGTCCGCAGCGGCGGCGGCACCTACTACGCCCGCTTCGTCGTCGTCGACGCCGGGGCCCACAGCCTCTTCCTCGCGCACCGCATGGGGTACGGGCTCGACTTCGGTATTTTGCCGATGGCGGGCAGCTTCTACCGCTCGACAAGGCATATCCTGAACGGCAAGGTCTATATGGTCCAAAACCCCAAACTCCCCTTCGCCGCCCTGCACGGCGACCCGGACCTGCTGCTGGGCGGCCTCACCCGGTTCGGCCCCACGGCCCTGATGCTGCCCAAACTGGAACGCTACAAGCGCGGGACGTATATCGATTTCCTCCGGACGCTCCGATTCGACCACAATATCGCAAGCATCTTCTACGACCTGCTCAAAGACCGGGACATCCGAAACTACGTCCTGCGCAACTTCCTCTTCGAAGTGCCGTGGCTGAACAAGCGCCTCTTTGTCAGGGATGCGCGAAAGATCGTCCCCTCGCTGCAGCTCTCCGACATCGAGTACGCCGCCGGTTTCGGCGGGGTCCGCCCGCAGGTGCTCGACAAAAAACAGCGCAAACTGCTGCTGGGAGAGGCGAGCATCGATACCGGCGAAGGGATCGTGTTCAATATGACGCCTTCCCCGGGGGCGACGAGCTGCCTGGGCAACGCCCGGCGCGACGTGGAAACGGTCTGCGCCTATCTCGGCCGCCGCTTTGACCACGCCCGCTTCGATGCGGAACTTACCGAAGGAGACCGTCCATGA